The following is a genomic window from Rhodobium gokarnense.
GCCATCTCCTCGACAGCCCCGGCGATGGCGGCCCGGATCGCCTCCGGCCGCCCGGTGCGCTCGCCGAAAATGCCGATCCACCGCGCCACCAACTCACGGAAGCCGGCGCTTTTCCCGAGCGCCGGGAGAAAGATCGGCAGGTCGAGAAAAGCGCCGGCAGTGGCGGCGGCATCGCCGGCATGGCGGGAACGGAGATCGGCCAGGCGGGAGGCGAGCGGATCGCTCGGAGTGAACCCGCCGGCGTCGGGCTTGCATTCGCCCGCCTGCAGCATCCAGGCGGCCAGCACCATGGCATGGCAGGTCGGATCGCCGCCCGTCGCCACCAGGTCGGCGGCCGGCGCGGCGATGCGCTGCGACAGCTTGAAGCTGCCGTCGGTGGCGATCTGGCCGAGCGGGTGATGGATCGTCGGGTTGGCCAGCCGCTCCAGGCTGACCCGGCCATAGGCGGCAAGGTCCTCGCCCGGCGGACAGGCGAGCGTCGTCGCCTGCACCTTGTGAAACCACTTCGCCCAGGCGACGAGCGCCGGATCTGTCGCCGCCGCATGGCTGGTCGCACAGCCGCAGAGCCGGCCGAGCTCGGCATAGGCCGACTGCAGGCCGTTGAGCATGCGGTGCTTCATGTGCTCGTAGGGCGCGACGTCGGGCACGATCTGCACACCGGCCCGTTCGAACGGCGGCCGGGCGCCGGCGACCGCGTCCTCCAGCACCCACTGGCGGAACGGCTCGGTGACGACGCCAAGGGCATCGCCGGTGCCGAGCGCCGTTTCGAGCAGGTGGCGGCTTTCCGCCGACATCGCCGGTACGATGCGGTCGACCATGGAATTCGGGAAGGCGACGTTGTCGCGCATCCACGGACCGAGCTGCGGCCATGCCTCGGCCGCATATTGCTCCATCACGGCGCGCAGCAGCCGGCCGTTGGCCGGTACGTTGTCGCAACTGGCGATCGTCACGCCACCGCCGCCGGCCTGGCGCCGGGCCTCGAGCAGTCGGCACAGGAAGCCGACCGCCGTCACCGGCGTTTGCGGCGCGGCGAGGTCGGCAGCGATCGCCGAGGCGGGATCGAGGTCCGTGGTGCCCGGAACGTGGCAATAGCCTTTTTCGGTGATTGTCAGCGTTATGAAGCGGGCACCGGCAAAGCGCGCGGCATCGGCGGCGCCGGCGGCGAAATGGAACTCCCGCAAGGTTCCGATCGCCCGGCAGTCGCTGCCGTGCTGGTCGCGGGAAAGAACGCCATAGCGGCCTTCCTGGCGGCGATGGGCATCGCCGAGGTCGGGCGGCAGCAGGTTGACGCCGACCACCCCCCAGTCGCGCTCGCCGTCGCGGGCCAGGTCGTCGTAATAGACCTGCTGGTGGCCGCGATGGAATGCGCCGATGCCGAGGTGGAGGGCACCCGGCCTGAGGACCGCCGGATCGTAGCCCAACGCTTCCGTACCGATCTGTCCCGCTGCCCCGGTCATGAAAATGTCACCATCACCTTCGCGTTGCAGGTCTTGTCGGTGGCGCGGGCGAACACCTCATCGGGCGCCTCTAGCGTGCAGGTCGCGGTGATCAGCGGGCGCAGGTCGACCTCGCCGCCCGTGATCGCCCGCACCGCCACCTCGAATTCGTCGACGAAGCGATAGGCGCCGCGCACGAGCAGTTCGCGCGTCAACAGCTTGGCGAGATCGAGCGGCGAAGCCGGCGGCAGGAAACCGACCTGAACGATCGTCGACTGCGGCCGCGCCGCGGCCAGCGCCAGGTTGAACGCCGGTGCCGTGCCGGAAGCCTCGAACACCGCATCGAACGCCGGGCTCGACGCGAGCGTCTCGGCCGCCGCCGCATTGCCGACATTGACCGTCCGGTCGGCGACGAGATCGGCGGCGCGGGCAAGCGCGGCATCGGAAACGTCGGTCATGGTGATCGCACCGGCACCGGCGCGCCGCGCCGCCACGGCAACGAGCTGCCCGATCACCCCGGCGCCGGAGACCAGAACCGAGCGGCCGGCCAGATCGCCGGCCTGGGCAACCGCATGGAGCGCCACGGCGAACGGTTCCGACATCGCCACATGGCGCAGGTCGGCATCTTCGGAAAGGCGGATGCACTGGCGCGCGGACACCACCGGCCGCTCGGCAAAGCCGCCGTTCTCGTGCGGGGAGAAGGCGGCGCTGCCCATGAACCGCATCGACGTGCACAGATTGGTGACGCCCTTGCGGCAATAGGCGCAGTCGCCGCAGGGACGGGCCGGATTGACCGCCACCTTGTCGCCGATGGCAAGCCCGCTGACCGCAGACCCGATCTCGGCGACGACGCCGGTGAACTCATGGCCGAGGATCATCGGCGCGCGGACGATGGAATCGGCGACGCGGCCGTGCAGGAAATAGTGGATGTCGGAGCCGCAGACGCCGCCGAAACCGAAGTTCAGGCGCACTTCGTCCGGCTCCAGCGCGCGCTCGTCCAGGCTATCCAGCCGGACGTCATGCGCGGCGTGAATGACGCATGCCTTCATTTTGGTGCCTTTCCTCCCGAATGCCGGAGCACCTTTTATCTTGATGTTGTCCATTTTAGATCATAAAATCTATTCTCAAGTCAATATGGAATAAACATTCCATTCAGAAACATATTTGGAGGAAACCCGAGAGCATGGACGGCCCCGCGCCCGAAAGCTACGAGACCCTGCG
Proteins encoded in this region:
- a CDS encoding mannitol dehydrogenase family protein produces the protein MTGAAGQIGTEALGYDPAVLRPGALHLGIGAFHRGHQQVYYDDLARDGERDWGVVGVNLLPPDLGDAHRRQEGRYGVLSRDQHGSDCRAIGTLREFHFAAGAADAARFAGARFITLTITEKGYCHVPGTTDLDPASAIAADLAAPQTPVTAVGFLCRLLEARRQAGGGGVTIASCDNVPANGRLLRAVMEQYAAEAWPQLGPWMRDNVAFPNSMVDRIVPAMSAESRHLLETALGTGDALGVVTEPFRQWVLEDAVAGARPPFERAGVQIVPDVAPYEHMKHRMLNGLQSAYAELGRLCGCATSHAAATDPALVAWAKWFHKVQATTLACPPGEDLAAYGRVSLERLANPTIHHPLGQIATDGSFKLSQRIAAPAADLVATGGDPTCHAMVLAAWMLQAGECKPDAGGFTPSDPLASRLADLRSRHAGDAAATAGAFLDLPIFLPALGKSAGFRELVARWIGIFGERTGRPEAIRAAIAGAVEEMADA
- a CDS encoding L-idonate 5-dehydrogenase, encoding MKACVIHAAHDVRLDSLDERALEPDEVRLNFGFGGVCGSDIHYFLHGRVADSIVRAPMILGHEFTGVVAEIGSAVSGLAIGDKVAVNPARPCGDCAYCRKGVTNLCTSMRFMGSAAFSPHENGGFAERPVVSARQCIRLSEDADLRHVAMSEPFAVALHAVAQAGDLAGRSVLVSGAGVIGQLVAVAARRAGAGAITMTDVSDAALARAADLVADRTVNVGNAAAAETLASSPAFDAVFEASGTAPAFNLALAAARPQSTIVQVGFLPPASPLDLAKLLTRELLVRGAYRFVDEFEVAVRAITGGEVDLRPLITATCTLEAPDEVFARATDKTCNAKVMVTFS